A portion of the Glycine max cultivar Williams 82 chromosome 10, Glycine_max_v4.0, whole genome shotgun sequence genome contains these proteins:
- the STOP1 gene encoding C2-H2 zinc finger protein yields MDPKGSLCAKNCTRTSSLTSPGNGLQTNLSSDPPSFYGVRIESPFKEFIQPSPPTQSVLPGESNADIDIPDQENCPLSNSSHTSKLQDWNPSAMLNNLSFLEEKIHQLQDLVHVIVNKKCQPFGQPHELVTQEQQLITADLTSIIVQLISTAGSLLPSVRHTLTNTNPLVGQLDQLHGINLPFGSEPSSGIRPQNNSGNKLFDQSTQNDLPNKLEMEQNYNMEEHEPKDEEDADEGENLPPGSYEILQLEKEEILAPHTHFCTICGKGFKRDANLRMHMRGHGDKYKTPAALAKPHKETGSEPKLIKRYSCPYAGCKRNKDHKKFQPLKTILCVKNHYKRTHCDKSYTCSRCNTKKFSVMADLKTHEKHCGKDKWLCSCGTTFSRKDKLFGHIALFQGHTPAIPLDDTKGVAEPPDIQNRESNNKVESINFCFGSNPSTENVVQNIMDMKGNIDDPMNYFSSLNFEGCNFGAFNEFSQPPFEDSEASFSFPMSGSYNYAPKFDSDNL; encoded by the coding sequence ATGGATCCAAAAGGAAGCTTATGTGCTAAAAACTGCACAAGGACCTCTTCCTTAACTTCTCCTGGGAATGGACTACAAACAAATTTGTCCTCTGATCCTCCCTCTTTCTATGGGGTCAGGATTGAATCACCTTTCAAAGAATTCATCCAACCCTCTCCTCCAACTCAATCTGTACTTCCAGGTGAATCTAATGCAGATATTGATATCCCTGACCAGGAAAATTGTCCACTGAGTAACTCATCACATACCAGTAAACTCCAAGATTGGAATCCAAGTGCAATGTTGAATAACCTTTCCTTCCTCGAAGAAAAGATTCATCAGCTTCAGGATCTAGTGCATGTAATTGTTAATAAAAAGTGCCAACCTTTTGGACAACCTCATGAACTGGTGACTCAGGAACAGCAGCTCATCACAGCCGATCTTACATCGATCATTGTTCAATTGATCTCTACTGCTGGTAGTCTTCTCCCCTCTGTTAGGCACACCCTCACAAACACAAATCCCTTGGTTGGCCAGCTTGACCAGCTTCATGGGATTAACCTCCCTTTTGGATCAGAACCAAGTAGTGGTATTAGGCCACAAAATAACAGTGGAAATAAACTGTTTGATCAGTCCACTCAGAATGATCTACCAAATAAATTGGAAATGGAACAAAACTACAATATGGAAGAGCATGagccaaaagatgaagaagatgcGGATGAGGGAGAAAATCTTCCACCCGGTTCCTACGAGATTTTGCaattagaaaaagaagaaatcctCGCTCCTCATACACATTTCTGTACAATATGTGGGAAAGGATTCAAGAGGGATGCAAATCTCCGAATGCACATGCGTGGCCATGGTGACAAGTACAAAACTCCTGCAGCTCTTGCAAAACCACACAAAGAAACCGGGTCTGAACCAAAGCTTATCAAGAGGTATTCCTGCCCCTATGCCGGCTGCAAGCGTAACAAGGATCACAAGAAATTCCAACCACTAAAGACCATTTTGTGTGTCAAAAACCACTACAAGAGAACACACTGTGACAAGAGCTACACTTGCAGCAGATGCAACACCAAGAAGTTTTCAGTCATGGCAGACCTTAAAACTCATGAAAAACACTGTGGTAAGGATAAATGGCTTTGTTCATGTGGCACAACATTTTCAAGGAAAGACAAGCTTTTTGGACACATTGCTCTATTCCAAGGCCATACACCTGCTATTCCTTTGGATGATACCAAAGGAGTGGCTGAGCCACCTGATATCCAGAACAGAGAAAGCAACAATAAGGTAGAAAGTATTAATTTCTGTTTTGGATCAAATCCTTCAACTGAAAACGTAGTTCAAAACATCATGGACATGAAAGGTAATATTGATGATCCCATGAATTATTTCTCATCGTTGAACTTCGAAGGCTGTAACTTTGGGGCGTTTAATGAATTCTCCCAACCTCCATTTGAAGATTCAGAAGCTTCTTTCTCTTTCCCCATGTCGGGATCCTATAATTATGCTCCCAAATTTGACAGCGACAATTTATAA
- the LOC100785939 gene encoding tetratricopeptide repeat domain-containing protein PYG7, chloroplastic isoform X2, with protein sequence MGGSVFTHFLVLPSSSTPSLSTLFPSKFPTRPINESFPFTLTCNQFPSKLTTSRPSQFSAPPSYSCSVKKIKASGSQQTGSIRHGDNLDAMNSRSLLQTEVSEENANGIPFQQAIYEERSSKWVSAFLFGQTISVISPDVSCASSSARINEIYEVGELFDLSIQLIYLILLLGLLGSGTFFVIRQVLVRRELDLSAKELQEQVRSGDAGATELFELGAVMLRRKFYPAATKFLLQAIEKWDGDNPDLAQVYNALGVSYVRDGKVDKGIAQFETAVKLQPGYVTAWNNLGDAFESKKDYKSALKAFEEVLLFDPNNKVARPRRDSLKGLVDATKGVTVIKSTEKK encoded by the exons ATGGGTGGTTCCGTTTTCACTCACTTCCTCGTTCTCCCCTCCTCTTCTACTCCTTCTCTTTCCACTCTCTTCCCATCCAAATTCCCCACCAGACCCATCAATGAATCTTTTCCCTTCACCCTTACCTGCAACCAATTCCCTTCCAAACTCACTACTTCGCGGCCTTCCCAATTCTCAGCTCCTCCTAGTTACTCATGCTCTGTAAA AAAGATAAAAGCTTCGGGAAGTCAGCAAACAGGATCCATTCGACATGGAGACAACCTTGATGCAATGAATAGCAGGAGTTTGCTGCAG ACAGAAGTTTCAGAGGAAAATGCCAACGGTATTCCTTTTCAACAAGCAATCTATGA GGAAAGATCATCCAAATGGGTTTCAGCATTCCTCTTTGGACAAACTATATCAGTGATTTCTCCTGATGTTTCATGTGCAAGCAGCTCAGCAAGAATAAATGAGATATATGAGGTTGGAGAGTTGTTTGATTTAAGCATCCAACTAATATACTTGATATTGCTATTGGGTTTGCTAGGGAGTGGGACTTTCTTTGTGATTCGCCAAGTTCTTGTCCGCAGAGAACTCGACCTATCTGCCAAAGAGTTGCAG GAGCAAGTAAGAAGTGGTGATGCTGGTGCAACTGAGCTTTTTGAACTTGGTGCAGTGATGCTGCGCAGGAAATTTTACCCTGCTGCTACCAAGTTCTTGCTTCAAGCAATTGAGAAATGGGATGGGGATAATCCGGATCTTGCCCAG GTTTACAACGCTCTTGGTGTGAGCTATGTCCGCGATGGGAAAGTTGACAAAGGAATTGCTCAATTTGAGACAGCTGTCAAGCTTCAACCAGGCTATGTCACAGCTTGGAACAATCTCGGTGATGCCTTTGAGAGTAAAAAAGACTACAAGTCTGCTCTGAAGGCATTTGAAGAAGTCCTACTGTTTGATCCTAACAACAAGGTTGCCCGGCCTAGAAGAGATTCTTTGAAGGGACTTGTTGATGCAACCAAAGGAGTTACTGTCATCAAGTCAACAGAGAAGAAATGA
- the LOC100785939 gene encoding tetratricopeptide repeat domain-containing protein PYG7, chloroplastic isoform X1, translating to MGGSVFTHFLVLPSSSTPSLSTLFPSKFPTRPINESFPFTLTCNQFPSKLTTSRPSQFSAPPSYSCSVKKIKASGSQQTGSIRHGDNLDAMNSRSLLQKFQRKMPTVFLFNKQSMMSDFTTKDIDDRERSSKWVSAFLFGQTISVISPDVSCASSSARINEIYEVGELFDLSIQLIYLILLLGLLGSGTFFVIRQVLVRRELDLSAKELQEQVRSGDAGATELFELGAVMLRRKFYPAATKFLLQAIEKWDGDNPDLAQVYNALGVSYVRDGKVDKGIAQFETAVKLQPGYVTAWNNLGDAFESKKDYKSALKAFEEVLLFDPNNKVARPRRDSLKGLVDATKGVTVIKSTEKK from the exons ATGGGTGGTTCCGTTTTCACTCACTTCCTCGTTCTCCCCTCCTCTTCTACTCCTTCTCTTTCCACTCTCTTCCCATCCAAATTCCCCACCAGACCCATCAATGAATCTTTTCCCTTCACCCTTACCTGCAACCAATTCCCTTCCAAACTCACTACTTCGCGGCCTTCCCAATTCTCAGCTCCTCCTAGTTACTCATGCTCTGTAAA AAAGATAAAAGCTTCGGGAAGTCAGCAAACAGGATCCATTCGACATGGAGACAACCTTGATGCAATGAATAGCAGGAGTTTGCTGCAG AAGTTTCAGAGGAAAATGCCAACGGTATTCCTTTTCAACAAGCAATCTATGA TGAGTGACTTTACAACCAAAGATATTGATGACAGGGAAAGATCATCCAAATGGGTTTCAGCATTCCTCTTTGGACAAACTATATCAGTGATTTCTCCTGATGTTTCATGTGCAAGCAGCTCAGCAAGAATAAATGAGATATATGAGGTTGGAGAGTTGTTTGATTTAAGCATCCAACTAATATACTTGATATTGCTATTGGGTTTGCTAGGGAGTGGGACTTTCTTTGTGATTCGCCAAGTTCTTGTCCGCAGAGAACTCGACCTATCTGCCAAAGAGTTGCAG GAGCAAGTAAGAAGTGGTGATGCTGGTGCAACTGAGCTTTTTGAACTTGGTGCAGTGATGCTGCGCAGGAAATTTTACCCTGCTGCTACCAAGTTCTTGCTTCAAGCAATTGAGAAATGGGATGGGGATAATCCGGATCTTGCCCAG GTTTACAACGCTCTTGGTGTGAGCTATGTCCGCGATGGGAAAGTTGACAAAGGAATTGCTCAATTTGAGACAGCTGTCAAGCTTCAACCAGGCTATGTCACAGCTTGGAACAATCTCGGTGATGCCTTTGAGAGTAAAAAAGACTACAAGTCTGCTCTGAAGGCATTTGAAGAAGTCCTACTGTTTGATCCTAACAACAAGGTTGCCCGGCCTAGAAGAGATTCTTTGAAGGGACTTGTTGATGCAACCAAAGGAGTTACTGTCATCAAGTCAACAGAGAAGAAATGA
- the LOC100785939 gene encoding tetratricopeptide repeat domain-containing protein PYG7, chloroplastic isoform X3, with translation MPTVFLFNKQSMMSDFTTKDIDDRERSSKWVSAFLFGQTISVISPDVSCASSSARINEIYEVGELFDLSIQLIYLILLLGLLGSGTFFVIRQVLVRRELDLSAKELQEQVRSGDAGATELFELGAVMLRRKFYPAATKFLLQAIEKWDGDNPDLAQVYNALGVSYVRDGKVDKGIAQFETAVKLQPGYVTAWNNLGDAFESKKDYKSALKAFEEVLLFDPNNKVARPRRDSLKGLVDATKGVTVIKSTEKK, from the exons ATGCCAACGGTATTCCTTTTCAACAAGCAATCTATGA TGAGTGACTTTACAACCAAAGATATTGATGACAGGGAAAGATCATCCAAATGGGTTTCAGCATTCCTCTTTGGACAAACTATATCAGTGATTTCTCCTGATGTTTCATGTGCAAGCAGCTCAGCAAGAATAAATGAGATATATGAGGTTGGAGAGTTGTTTGATTTAAGCATCCAACTAATATACTTGATATTGCTATTGGGTTTGCTAGGGAGTGGGACTTTCTTTGTGATTCGCCAAGTTCTTGTCCGCAGAGAACTCGACCTATCTGCCAAAGAGTTGCAG GAGCAAGTAAGAAGTGGTGATGCTGGTGCAACTGAGCTTTTTGAACTTGGTGCAGTGATGCTGCGCAGGAAATTTTACCCTGCTGCTACCAAGTTCTTGCTTCAAGCAATTGAGAAATGGGATGGGGATAATCCGGATCTTGCCCAG GTTTACAACGCTCTTGGTGTGAGCTATGTCCGCGATGGGAAAGTTGACAAAGGAATTGCTCAATTTGAGACAGCTGTCAAGCTTCAACCAGGCTATGTCACAGCTTGGAACAATCTCGGTGATGCCTTTGAGAGTAAAAAAGACTACAAGTCTGCTCTGAAGGCATTTGAAGAAGTCCTACTGTTTGATCCTAACAACAAGGTTGCCCGGCCTAGAAGAGATTCTTTGAAGGGACTTGTTGATGCAACCAAAGGAGTTACTGTCATCAAGTCAACAGAGAAGAAATGA
- the LOC100786455 gene encoding dihydrolipoyllysine-residue acetyltransferase component 5 of pyruvate dehydrogenase complex, chloroplastic, whose product MMAQLLHTPFIPSSSSALRRAATIPHRKTTSRLVVRAKIREIFMPALSSTMTEGKIVSWTKSEGDKLSKGDSVVVVESDKADMDVETFYDGYLAAIVVEEGGVAAVGSPIAFLAETEDEIPQAKSKASSSSSSSSAPAPAPAPAPAPAQAPPVESQPEKVAAPVAAAVSAPVIASSHPASEGGKRTVASPYAKKLAKELKVELGRIVGTGPMGRIVAKDVEAFAAAGNVAAAAPAPGKSAAPAGMELGSVVPFTTMQSAVSRNMLESLAVPTFRVGYTITTDALDALYKKIKSKGVTMTALLAKATALALVKHPVMNSSCRDGNSFTYNSSINIAVAVAIDGGLITPVLQGADKIDVYSLSRKWKELVDKARAKQLQPHEYNTGTFTLSNLGMFGVDRFDAILPPGTGAIMAVGASEPTVVATKDGRIGMKNQMQVNVTADHRVIYGADLASFLQTLTQIIEDPKDLTF is encoded by the exons ATGATGGCTCAGCTTCTCCACACTCCCTTCATCCCTTCCTCCTCCTCCGCGCTCCGCCGCGCCGCCACCATTCCCCACCGCAAAACGACCTCTCGCCTCGTCGTTCGGGCCAAGATCCGGGAGATTTTCATGCCGGCACTGAGCTCCACCATGACCGAGGGCAAAATCGTCTCCTGGACCAAATCCGAAGGCGACAAGCTCTCCAAGGGCGACAGCGTCGTCGTCGTCGAGTCCGACAAGGCCGACATGGACGTCGAGACCTTCTACGACGGCTACCTCGCCGCCATCGTCGTCGAGGAAGGCGGCGTCGCCGCCGTCGGATCCCCCATCGCATTCCTTGCCGAGACCGAGGACGAGATTCCTCAAGCCAAGTCCAAagcctcttcttcttcctcttcctcttccgcACCTGCACCAGCACCAGCACCAGCACCAGCACCAGCACAAGCACCGCCAGTGGAATCTCAACCGGAAAAGGTTGCGGCGCCAGTCGCAGCTGCGGTTTCAGCTCCGGTCATTGCGTCCAGTCATCCTGCTTCGGAGGGAGGGAAGAGGACTGTTGCTTCACCTTATGCGAAGAAGCTTGCCAAGGAGTTGAAG GTGGAGTTGGGGAGGATTGTGGGGACTGGACCGATGGGGAGGATTGTGGCTAAAGATGTTGAGGCATTTGCGGCGGCAGGTAATGTTGCAGCGGCAGCACCGGCACCGGGGAAGAGTGCAGCACCTGCCGGGATGGAGTTGGGATCCGTGGTGCCTTTCACCACAATGCAGAGTGCTGTGAGTAGGAACATGCTGGAGAGTTTGGCGGTTCCCACTTTCAGAGTTGGTTACACCATCACCACGGATGCACTCGATGCCTTGTACAAGAAG aTCAAGTCAAAGGGAGTCACAATGACAGCATTGCTTGCTAAGGCTACTGCACTTGCGCTGGTTAAACACCCTGTTATGAACTCTAGTTGTAGAGATGGTAATAGCTTTACATATAATAGCAGCATCAATATTGCTGTTGCTGTGGCTATAGATGGCGGATTGATTACACCAGTGCTTCAGGGTGCTGATAAG ATTGATGTCTATTCATTGTCAAGAAAGTGGAAGGAGTTGGTTGACAAGGCCAGAGCGAAGCAGCTTCAACCTCATGAATACAACACTG gtaCTTTCACTCTGTCCAATCTGGGAATGTTTGGTGTTGATCGCTTTGATGCTATTCTGCCACCTGGAACT GGAGCAATAATGGCTGTTGGAGCATCGGAGCCCACTGTTGTGGCTACAAAGGATGGTCGCATTGGAATGAAGAACCAAATGCAG GTCAATGTTACCGCTGATCATCGAGTAATCTATGGTGCTGATTTGGCTTCATTCTTGCAAACCCTGACCCAGATTATTGAGGACCCCAAAGATCTTACTTTCTAG
- the LOC100786996 gene encoding uncharacterized protein, whose product MDTEDFSFPKNGGTCAYSIDSPPLWNISPKDPSNPNQVPREGSKADEKDYFEAKVVSKGHKKSFSCVEDRKKITRLTDEAAPMDLLWEAFNEDLSSAVKFSSSSSREMVEFRCATTALTVVKTNKALLQTKNRPGMVVIVKVLKKFFSLNNSHVKLFWQSD is encoded by the coding sequence ATGGATACAGAGGACTTCAGCTTCCCCAAAAATGGTGGCACTTGTGCATATAGCATTGATTCACCTCCTCTGTGGAATATATCACCAAAAGACCCTTctaatccaaatcaagtccctAGAGAAGGAAGCAAAGCAGATGAAAAGGATTACTTTGAAGCAAAAGTGGTCTCTAAGGGCCACAAGAAGAGCTTTTCATGTGTCGAAGATCGAAagaaaataacaagattaacCGATGAAGCGGCTCCAATGGACTTGTTGTGGGAGGCTTTCAATGAGGACCTGTCTTCAGCAGTAAagttttcttcctcttcttcaaggGAGATGGTTGAATTCAGATGCGCTACTACAGCCTTAACAGTTGTCAAGACCAACAAGGCTCTTCTTCAAACAAAGAATAGGCCCGGTATGGTGGTGATTGTAAAAGTCTTAAAGAAGTTCTTTTCTCTCAACAATTCTCATGTAAAGTTATTTTGGCAATCAGACTAA
- the LOC100787536 gene encoding isoliquiritigenin 2'-O-methyltransferase yields the protein MGDSNVTKNHLFATSPQQTEDDACLSAMLLCTNLVYPAVLNAAIELNLFEIIAKATPAGTFISSHEIASKLPTQHPDLPNRLDRMLRLLASYSVLTTSTRTTQHAASETVYGLSQVGQYFVPNGSSGYLASFTAFVCYPPLLQVWLNFKEAVVDADIDLFKKLHGVTKYQYMEKDPKMNQIFNKSMADVCATEMTRILEIYTGFEGISTLVDVGGGNGQNLKMILSKYPLIKGINFDLPQVIENAPPLPGIEHVGGDMFVRVPQGDAIILKAVCHNWLDEKCLEFLSNCHKALSPNGKVIVVEFILPEEPEPTEASRLVSTLDNLMFITVGGRERTQKQYENLCKLSGFSKFQVACRAFSSLGVMEFYK from the exons ATGGGGGATTCCAATGTCACCAAGAATCACCTGTTTGCAACTTCTCCTCAACAaactgaggatgatgcttgccTATCTGCAATGCTGCTTTGCACTAATCTAGTGTACCCTGCAGTACTGAATGCTGCTATTGAGTTAAACTTGTTTGAGATCATAGCTAAGGCAACACCAGCTGGTACTTTTATATCATCCCATGAAATTGCTTCTAAGCTCCCAACACAACACCCTGACTTGCCTAATAGGCTTGACCGCATGCTGCGTTTGCTTGCTAGTTATTCTGTTCTTACTACTTCCACTCGCACCACACAACATGCAGCCTCTGAGACAGTTTATGGACTCTCACAAGTTGGACAATACTTTGTTCCAAATGGAAGTAGTGGCTATTTGGCTTCATTCACAGCATTTGTCTGTTATCCACCACTCTTACAAGTTTG GTTGAACTTCAAGGAAGCAGTGGTTGATGCAGACATTGACTTGTTCAAGAAACTTCATGGAGTAACAAAGTACCAGTACATGGAAAAGGATCCAAAAATGAACCAAATTTTTAACAAGTCAATGGCCGACGTGTGTGCAACAGAGATGACCAGAATACTTGAAATATACACTGGGTTTGAGGGAATATCAACATTGGTTGACGTAGGAGGTGGAAATGGACAAAATCTAAAAATGATATTGTCCAAATACCCTTtaattaaaggaattaattttgatttgccCCAGGTGATTGAAAATGCACCACCCCTTCCAG GGATTGAGCATGTTGGAGGAGATATGTTTGTAAGAGTTCCACAGGGGGATGCCATAATACTAAAG GCTGTATGCCACAATTGGTTAGATGAAAAGTGCTTAGAATTTTTAAGCAATTGTCACAAAGCATTGTCTCCAAATGGGAAGGTGATTGTGGTGGAGTTCATATTGCCAGAAGAACCAGAACCAACTGAAGCATCTCGACTTGTTTCCACTCTTGACAACCTCATGTTTATCACTGTTGGTGGAAGGGAAAGAACTCAGAAACAATATGAGAATTTGTGCAAGCTCTctggattttcaaaatttcaagttGCTTGTCGTGCCTTCTCTAGTCTGGGAGTGATGGAATTTTACAAATAG